TCCCCCTGATCTTTTTTAAACAGTTCAGCCAGGGCAATAGGTACCTGCTGGAAACCGTTGGTAAAACCCTTGTACACCGGAGAGATGCCAAAGTCGGATAAATACCATGGAATCGCATCGCTTGCATTCCAGTTCACCAGCGTAGAGTCGTAACCGCCAGCGTCCATGCTGAACTGATAGCCTTCACTGCTGATCACTCTGTACAACAGATTCCAGAAACCCCATTTGTATAAGGGGACACCATCAAACCAGGCATCGCGGGTCATGACACGACGGTCAGCCTCTGACAGATTGGGGTTAGTAATGCCGGGTACGATCTGTTCAATCGCATTGACAATGATAGTGCCCGGGCCATTCCCTTTTTCCAGGAATGACATATTATACGGCACTTTACCGGGATTGGTCACAAAGTCGACCAGGCGCAGGTATTCGCCCCGCAGATACGCGAGATTCTGTGGCTCATCTACCGGAAAAGGATAGGTAGTGATCTTCTCATTATCCGGCAATTCCGCATTGAGGGCCTTGATCAGGTTTACGATCAGGTGTTGGGTCGTCTCGAGGATCCGCATACCACCCAGTTCTGCGGTCATGTTGGGAATTTCAGGTGGTTTGACAGACAGTAGTCGTCCGCCGATATGATCGCTGCCTTCGAACACGACGATCTTCTGGTCTGGAAATTTCCTCTTTAGTTTCCAGGCACTATACACGCCTGAAACGCCGCCACCAATGATGGCGATATCAATATCTACCTGTTTGTTTGCCATAGAGATAATGGTTTTAGAAGAATGAAGGAACGTTGGATGGAATGTGTCCGCTACCGGTAGCGTGCAGCTTTTCTCTTATTGATGCCTGATGTACATAATTCACTGCCGGTTGCTGAGCGTGTTGTGCTGAGCTGGTGTCAGATGTGGATGGCGCTGTCGGCGTACTGCCCGCTATTCTCATATCAAGTATAAAAGAAGTGTTGTGCGTGAGTACATGTTCAATACCGCGTTTAACCGCCGCCTTTACTTCCGCCGGTGTTTTTACGACTTCACCATGCTCACCGCCAAATGCTTTTGCCAGTGATACAAAGTCGAATTTAGGTCTTTCGAGACGCAGGTATGGCGGGTTATCCGTTTTGGGTTTCCAGCCATAACCTGGTGCGCTGCCATAAGCGGCCACTACCTGTTCCAGCCCCAGTTGCAGGGTATGATATTCCTGGTTATTGGTGATGATATACAGGATAGGCAGTTGCTCATGTGCGGCAGTCCAGTAGGTTTGCGGATAGAACAGTGAAGAACCGTCTCCCACTGCATTGATCACCAGCTTTGTACCTGTTCCCTGTGACGAAGCATTTTCGAGTTTGATACCCAGGGATGCCGGCATTGACCAGCCTAAAGAACCTCCCGATACACAATAGTAACTGACAGGTTTAGCACCGTTGGTATTGAAGGGCAGATAATACTGAAAGGGAGCACCATCAGATACCGCTTCATGCACATATACAAAGTTGTCCACCAGTTCCCTTTCTTCAATTTCTTCTTTCAATGCTTTCGCGATCACTACAGACCAGATCTCCTCCTGCTCCATCGCTTTCAGCAGATAGGCGTCCCAGTCTGCCGCTCTCTTCACAGACAATGCCCGCATCTCTTCATTCCTGGCGGCCGCGCCCACCGGAGGATTGGGCTTGACATACCCGTTCAGGATGGGCAGTGTTGCTTTAATATCACCGAAGACGGCCGCCTCTCCGTAGTAGTTCTTCGCGATATCCCAGGTATTGTTGGTCAGGTACACCTGTTTCAGTTCAGGAGGGAATAACGGGCCGTCGGAATACTTGTATACCGCCAGCTGCGCCTGAGCGCCAAATCCGACCAGGAATGCGACATCGTGATCATCGAACACACCCCGGACACCCGCCTGGCTACCGGGCAACTCGCCCTGCCAGTGATAGTCGTCGTTAGGGAAGTTCGCCAGACTGCTGAAGGTCTGTAAGACGACGGGGGCACCCAGCAGCTCCGCCAGTTCCTGTAATTCCTTCCAGGCATCTGCATAACCAACAGCGTCGCCAGCTACAATCACCGGGTTTTTAGCTGCTGAAAGAATGCTGGCTGCCTGTCTGATAGACGCGTCATCTCCGGTGAAATGCGGAGATATACGGGTCACGCCTTTAATCCTGTCTTCATCCTCGATAGCCACCATGGTAAAATCCCATGGAATGGATACGAACACAGGGCCATTAGGAGGTGCCATGGCTTCTTTAAACGCACGTTGCAGTACCAACGGGATCTCATCGGGCGTACGCACTTCGTGCGCCCATTTGGTGTACTGCCGGGCAAGGTCTACCAGATTGGATGCCAGTAATGGCTCCTGGGTCACGAGTTCATTCTGCTGCTGACAACAGAGGATCACCAGTGGGACATGGGCACGGTAAGCATTGAACAGGTTGCCGATGCAATGGGCAATGCCAGGTGTAACGTGCACGACCAGTACACCAGGTTTGCCTGTCATCCGGGCAGATCCCATTGCTGCGCCAATGGCAATGTTCTCATGAAGACACTCTATATAGCGTACTTCATTTTCCGGGTAAGAGGTACCATCAATAATAGGAATTTCATTGGTTCCAGGTACGCCGAAAATGTAATGGATACCCAGGTCCCTGAGGATATCGAATACATAGTCGCGGGTCCAGCGGGTAGCCTGTCCGAACGCATGTTCGATCACAGCGTCGCTGCTCTGGCTCGTAGCCTGAGTCATTTGTTGTGTTGCCATATAAGGGAGTTTTGGAGTTTGGTTATTCAGAGGCTTCTTGTCGTGGATACTTTTTTGGTTTCATGAATACGGTACTTGGTATTTCACAGGGTATTAACCGGCTGAAATCCAGGTAGTAAACAGCGGGTTAGACCCGATTGTTTATGGTTGATCGAAAAAAAGAGAAAATTTATGGAAGATAAGGATAGATATGTTTACTTATACGATGGGGTTATATATTAACGATTCTAATCAATTAGGTAAAAACCTATATACTTACTGGTATCAGATGGATGTATAAAAAAGAGGTCGTGTGTTCTACACTAAATGAGTCTTAATACAGCCCTTCTAACTGGTCCGCTGGTACTTCTTCCATTGCCATTACAGAATAGCTATTATAACAAGTGATCATACCGATACCGGCAATAAAGAAACCACCGGTCAGCAGGGTAAAGAAACTATGACACTCTACCCCAATGATCAGACAACTCACGCCCAGTATCATAGAAAGCGCTCCGGCCAGGGCTATCTTTCTTACAGGCCATCGCTTCGACAGTAGAGGAAGGACCAGACGGGCCAGTAATACGGCGAGTATATTGGCAGGCATCATCATCAATCCGGCTGCCGCGGCAGCGTAACCGACGTGCTGTTGCAGCAGGTAACTCATGATAAACTGATAGCCAACGAACAATACGCCCAGCAGCACGAACAGGGTATTTCCCATGCGTACGGATGGTATGGTGAACAGTTGCAGGTTAAGTAGTGGAGCAGGTTGTGTGGTCAGTCGTCTACGCAGGTAGAAATTTGCGGCCACCATGACTGTCAGTGCGCCGATGATCCTGGTCGCATTCATTGCAGGGGCAATCAGCAACTCCGTTGCCCAGGTGAGGCATAGAATGGATATGACAAGTGCGATCGCCGACGGAATATCCGGGAATTTACGCTGAACAATAGGTTCGTCCTTATCCAGTACAAAGCTGGCGACAATGATCACTACCAGTAACAATGGTACACTTATCAGCGGATGGAGAAAGAAGGGGTGATTATGCAATATGGCGCTTTGCTGAACGCCAAGAAGGTAGGCAAGGGTATTATTGCATTATGCCAGGTCACTATCAAAAAGCAGAACCGGGAGGATGTTCAGGTATTTGTCAATAAGATCCTGTCGTTCGAAGAAGTCACGGAATGTTATGTAGTAGCGGGCGATTTAGACTATTCACTGAAGATAGTCACCACATCGATGGAAGCCTATCATCATTTTTTCATCAATAAACTAAACCCGATAGATATAATCATTCAGACCAGGAGCACCTTTGTGATGGATGTTGTCAAGCAAACGCATGTGATCGTTTAACGAAAGTAATACCGGCACAACATCCTTTACTAAGCTGCCTTTGACCATCAAGTACATGACAGGCTAGTCCTCCCCCCCGTCATACTCTTCAATGATTGATTTCTGGGATTGCAGGATCCGCTGATATTCATCAAAATGGGTATCCTTATTGGCCGTGTACAGCTCTGTTCCCTTTGTAAAATCATAACATATACGGTCACGCAATCTCCGCAGATCAAATAAGAGTGCATCATAGCTCCTGCCCTTATCCCTGAAATTGAACACCCCTTCCACAGCTGCAAATACCGTAACGACCGCACTAATGATCAATACTACATTATCGCTTCCGGGTATACTGCCACCACTTATTTTCCAGCCGGTTAAAACGGTAATAGAAGCACCGGCAATGATGGTCAGCACCTTCGTAGTCCGGTATAAGGTCGTATAGGTCAGTTTCTTACGCTTTATACTATCTATTCTGGATTCAATATCCCGATATAAAAAATCGTTATCGGCTAGCTCCTTAATTTTCATAGTGTACTGGTGATACCTGATTTTCATTCAATCAGTGTTGTAAGATAATAAAACATCCATAAACGTTCGGCTGTTTCCCAGCTATCAGCGGAATAAAAAGCAGCTGCCCGGTAAAGCGGACAACTACCTGCTATTGCTGTACAGCACTGCGCTGCCTGAGAATATAGCTGTTCCTGGCAGTCGGATCGCAGGCCAGTCAGGAGCTCTCTAATATCTTCCTGAGAATAGCCACCACTTTCTTCATCTCCCGCTCATTCATAGCCGCAAACCCCATCCGCAGTCCATTTAATTGTTTACCCGCCGCATCATAAGATGAGCCGTCGGACATTTTCAATCCGGCAGCGGCCGCCTTTTCTGCTATTACAGACAGCTTTACCTTTCTGGTGAACTGTACCCAGACAGCCATCCCGCCATCAGGCACTTTAAATGAAATATACTCCCCTAATTCCCTCTCCAGCAGCGCACAAAAAAGATCGCGCCGCTCCTGATACAGTTTAAGTGACTTCCTGATATGCCGGTGCATCGTGCCATCTTCAAACATAGCGGCTAAGGCCTCTTCAAACAGCAGATCTCCACGCAGGTCCATCAGCTTCTTAATAGCAGCGGCACGATGAATAAATGCATCGCCAGCCACCAGGTAACCCAGTCGCATAGAGGCGGCCAGGTTCTTCGTGATCGATCCAATGTACAATACATGCCCCTCATGCTCTGCACTGGCCAGCGGTAATATAGGGCGATGGGTATAATGAAACTCATAATCATAGTCATCCTCTATCGTATAGAATTTATACTTCCTGATCAATGACAATAACTTCATTCTCCTGGCGGCACTTAGGGTGACCGTTGTTGGATGATGGTGGTGTGGCACAATATACAACAGCCGGAATTTTCTTCTACAGGCCTTTTCGATCAGATCCACATCTATTCCTTCAGTATCAACCGGAATATAGGTGATGCGTGCCCCCAGCTGTTCAAATACGGCAGTGGCCAGCCTGTAACCAGGATCACCTACCAATACCTCATCTCCCGGTTTTATAAGCGCCGCAGCTGCCACATAAATAGCCATCTGGGCGCCCCGGGTCAGCAACAGCATGTCAGGTGTCATCACAATGCCCCTGGAGTTGCTTAAATGCCCGGAAAGTACATTACGCAACCGTACACTTCCCCTGACATCCGTATACATGGAATAACGTTCCGCATCATCATCATAAAAAGCCTGGCGCTGTAGCTTCAGCAGTTGCTCTACTGGCGCAATACGGTGGTCCGGGAATCCATCATTGATCACATATTTATACTTCCTGTGCGGGTCCTGTTCTTTCGCTGCCGGCTTCTGTAAAACGGCAGGTAAAGTACTCCGGAAGGTACGTGGTTTGAGATCAGGGAGGTTCTCAGAAACGACCATGCCTGAACGGGGCTTACTGTAAATCCAGTCCTGCGCTGACATCTCCTCATATGCGGCTACAACTGTCCTGGGATGTATATCTAATGCAGCTGCCATCTGGCGGATAGACGGCAATTTCGTACCCGGCTTCAGCACACCATTCCTGATCAGCTTTATCAGACCGTTAGCCAGCTGCTCATACACAGCGGGTGAAGCGCTCCGGTCTATCTGCAGTAACATGACATCTAACATAATCTGTACTATATAATTAATCAAAACTGTATCACTAAGGTAGTACAATCACTGAATACCTTTACATTATCAAATACATAACAATGGGAACAAGAACATTTCTCAGCGTCAATCAGCCAGACCTGCATAAAAAAATGGTTGACCTTGATAAAGCAATAAACGAGTCTGGCATAGATAAATGGCACCATGAACTGATCAAGATCAGCGCCTCTCTCTTCAACGGTTGCGCGTTCTGTGTGGACAAACATACGCAGGATGCACTGGAACTGGGTATCCCCGGCAGGAAGATCATGCTGATCCCTGTATGGCTGGAAGCCACCAAACATTTCAGCGCAGAGGAACAACTGATCCTAAGACTAACAAAGGCAGTCACGTTCATACATGAACATGGCATCGAAGATGAGTTGTATGACAGCTGCAAAACTACCTTCGGAGAAGCATACACCGCGAACCTGATCGTGGCAGCTACCATCATTAATGCGTGGAACAGAGTGGGTGTATCCTTCCAGCTGCAACCAAAATTCTGATCTTTATGAAAGTATTACATATCGACAGCAGCATTCGTGGCGAACGTTCCGTATCAAAAGAACTCTCTGCCTTCTTTATGCACTCACTACAATCCAGGTTCGGTGAACTACCGGTAGACTACCTGGATCTATCTGTCAATACTCCCTCTCACCCATCAGCCCTGTTCGTACAAGGTAACTACACCCTGGCGGAAGACAGGACACCTGAAATGGAAGCAGCACTGGAAGAATCAGAGGCGCTGGTAGACCGATTACACCAGGCAGACATCTACGTGATAGGTATGCCCATGTATAACTTTTCTGTTCCGTCCAACGTCAAAGTCTTTATTGACAATATCGTACGTATCAACAGGACATTCAGAAAGCAGGATAACCACTACGAAGGATTACTAAAAAACAAAAAGGTCTATATCATTAGCTCCCGGGGTGCAGATTTCAATGACGGCCATATGCTGGCCAACGGCATGGATCAGCTACAGCCCTACCTGGAAAAGGTATTCGGCTTTCTCGGACTGGACAACCTGACGTTTATTAATGTGTCTCCGACACAATTTTCAGGTCAGGAAGCCAGGATACAGGCTATTGAAAATGCGAGAGTACGCATCTCCCATATTGTGCAAACAATTTAAACAGGGCCACATGGAAATAAGAACGGCGACGACACAGGAAGATCTGATCAGCTGTCAGCAGGCATTACTGGCATTCCGTACACACCTGGAACCAGCGCATTACCTGGATACCATGGAGGCTGTCATCAATGATGGCTATCAGCTGGCATTCATAAGTGGAGATAACGGGTCTGCCGCAGGCATTGTGGGATACAGATACATCAATATGCTACGTACCGGCAAGACCATCTACATTGACGATCTGTTTGTATTACCTGAATACCGAGGAAAAGGCTATGCGATACAATTGCTTGCTCATATCAGGCGAATAGCAGAAGCGAATCAGGTTAAGCAGGTACACCTTGACAGTGGCTATCAGCTGAATCCAGCTCACCGCTTATATCTCAATCAGGGATTCATCCTTAACTGCCTCCATTTCGCCTATTCGGTCTGAGTTACCTTCAATACCAAATGTCACGCCCGCACAACGCGGGATCCTGACTGGTGATCTTAATAGTACCACTGTCAGTAACTGATACCAGTCCATCAAATGAAATCAGTTGTATGGACGCGGCCTTATTAAAAGGAAATTTTTTCATTCTTTTTGCCAGAGGATAATTCGTATTCCTCTGGCAACTATCGTTATACTTCACCTGACGGTTAAAGTTGTCAGGAGAAAAGCGCCGCTGTGCCTGCACGGAAGATATTAAGAGCAGTAAAGGAATAAAGATAACCTGTTTCAATGAATAGAATATTATACGTACGAAGTTATTACTTCTTTCCAGGAGATCAGCAATTTTCATTTACCGCAAATACTCACTATAATAGAGTAGCTGTACAAGTCCATTTGCAGGCGGCTGACAGACAATGACCCCTTAATTATCACTGAAGTATTATCACTCCCCATTCCGTAGATATTGGACAACTGCCTGTAAAAATGGTGTCCAGACAATAATCCAGCCATCATAAACACGGAAATTCAGCTACATTAGTGTAGATCTTTGTTAATCGAAAAACCCATCATCTATGAAAGTCAGACCTTTCTTTTCCCTCGTCAGGGCCTATTGTGCCCATCTGGTCCTGGTGCTCTCTTTAGCCGTATCAGCTAATAGTCAGGTACAGGCACAATCCGCAGTCCCATTTACATTGTCTAACAACTCTGTATATGCAGATGCCAATGTTTATGTCGCGGTAGTCGGTATCATCAATGATAACCACGTCTGGATCAATCCGAAAACAGGCGCGGTCAATCTGATGAATGCCGCTAACAACACCGTACCCGGTCCCGTTATCAATGGTAATATGGGGCCCGGCGGTAATGGTTTGTACGCGAACTGTTTTGCCCGGTTGAGTGAGATCCCCGGTAAAACGATCAGTATCCCCGGTATTGAAGGCTGCCGTATCCTGATCTCTTTCAACTCACAGCTGTTTCTTTACTTCTTCGGTGCATCCGGTGCGCCCAGTGGGTATGCAGCACCTAACCTGGCCAATCCTACCGATCCCAATCAGGGTATCCGGTTCGAAACCATTGAGCTGGCCAATGCCCCCAACGGACTCTGGGCAAACACGACCCGTGTAGACAGTTACCAGTATCCTATGGGGCTTGAGGTATGGGGCAATGGCAATTTCTACAAAAAAGTGGGCGAGTTCATTCCCCACAGCCAGATCCTCTCCTTGTGGCAGTCGACAGCCCCTGCGGACTTTGCAGGCTGTTATGAGTCTGCCAACGGCATTATTAAGTTCCCTTCGAAAACGAGCGCTTTCATGAGCGGTGCACAGGCAAACTACTTCGGTGCCTACATCGATGCGATCTGGTCAAAGTACCAAAGCGGTGACCTGGTATTCAATGCCGGTGATGCCGGTGTATGGAGAGGCCGTGTAACTGGTAGCGTGTTCACCTTTACCAGGGCGTCCGACGGAAAAACCGGCACCATCGCCCGTAAACCTACCAATACTGAAGCTATGGAAGGCAGTGGTGTACTGGCCAGCGGCGGACCATTGGATAAAGTGGTTCAGGCACAGCTATGTGCGGCGATTAACCGACATGCTATTGACCTGACACTGTCAACGGGTGTTACACAGGACCTGGGCACTGCATCAAAGTATTATCAGACCTCTCCCTACAACTGGTACAGTAAGTTCTGGCATCGCAGTGACATCAGTTTAAACGGTCTGGCATATGGCTTTTGTTACGATGACGTATATGATCATTCCTCTACAGTGAATGCCTCCTCTCCGATCAGGGCAACCGTTACCATCGGCGGCTTTGCAGGAGCAACACCCACAGGCCCGGTAACCGTCTACAAAGACTGTAACTATACCGGTTATGCCGTTGCACTGAACCCTGGCACCTATACACTGAGCCAGCTGAATGCCCTGGGCATCCTCAATGATGATATCTCTTCACTGAAGGTAACGGCAGGATACAAAGTGACCCTTTATCAGAATGATAACTTCACCGGTGCATCGCTTGTGCTCACAGAAGATGATGCCTGTCTGGTAGACAATAGCTGGAACGATCTTACCACATCATTAAAGGTAGAGCGTACATCTTCCTCCACTGTTATTCAGGCAGAGAACTATACCTATATGTCGGGTGTCGATGTGGAAGCTACTACAGACGCCGGCGGCGGACAAAACGTAGGCTGGATCGAAGCCGGCGACTGGATGGCGTATGATATCACCATTCCCACGACAGGTACCTATGTGATCAGTTACCGCGTAGCTACACCGAACAGCAATACATCCCTCCGACTGGAAAAAGATGCCGGTACCACGCAACTGGGCACCGTCACACTTCCAAATACAGGCGGCTGGCAAATCTGGGGCAACGCGTCTCATACAGTTACGCTGCCTGCGGGTACCTACAGTGTGGGTATTGCCACCACTACCGGTGGATTCAATCTCAACTACTTCAGCATCACCAGTGCGTCAGGTGCACGTGTTGCAGTACAGCCATCAAAAGCAGCGGCTGACAATTCCGTGCTGCTGACACCTAATCCTGTACATGAGCAGCTGTACATCAAAGGGAATGAAAAAATAAAAGCGCTCGGCATTTATGACGTGAGTGGGCATGAAGTATTAAAGGTAAAAAATCCAGCTAATACTATTGGTGTGAGCAAGCTTGTACCGGGTATTTATATTATTACGATCGAGCATAAAGATGGCTCACAGAAAAAAGTGAAGATATTCAAACAATAGCATTGGCAATGGCTTAAAACGGCAGGCACGCTCATATAGCGTTTGATGAAGAAAATGATGTCTAAAGCTGGTATAAGGAAGACAATGCCTACCTGCGAAAAATAAAATTGGATAAGACAGGAGAAGTCGCTGCACTAAGAGACTAGGTAAGGAAATTATGTAATATTATGTACAACCTTAGATTAGACATCCCTATTATCGAGTATATTAATGCACTCGGGAAAAAGAAAAAATAACGGGCGGTTCCTGTATACAGCGAAAGGCCCCGGATCGACTGCCGGGGCCATTTTTATTGCAGGTAAAGCACTGTATGATACCACTAGGCAGCCACCGCTCCCGCTACCCTTGCCGCTGCTTTCCTTCTGCTCACCGCAAACCACACAATCGCACTCAGGATCATCGATATCACCAGGTAACGGATCACGATATCATGATGTGTGCCCATTCTGCCTGTCTGCGACAAGATAAAGCTGGAAAACGACGTGATCACATATACCAGTCCGCCGAGGAGACCAGCTGTCATACCTGCATGTTGCGGAAAGAATAACATGCTGTCCGTAAAGTGTACATTATACAGGAAACCCGAACAGATATGGATGATAAAGGCAAAGAACATAAAACACCACAGTACAGGGTACTGATATCCTACAAACATCAGCACAACGATCAGTAACAGCTGTAGTGAACAGGCGATCGTGATCTTACGCGCGAAGTCGACACCTATCATACGCTTGCCTATAATACCACCGATCATCCAGGAGAAACCGAGTATTAAAGTACAGTAACCGGTTACGATTGAATTGAAATGGAAGCCATTCTCGATAACGAACGGGCCACCTACGTTAAATACCATTACGACAGAGTAGGCCAGTCCCAGGGTGATGATGCCGAGTACGAAATTGAGATTCCCCAGCGCCATGCCATAGTTGCTCTTTATTCTGCCCATATCAAACGGCTTACGCTCGGCAATCGTCTCTCCACTATATATCAGTTCGAATATCAGCATTAACACCGCGTATACAGCCAGGAACCAGAAGTTGGCCTGCCAGTGGAAGTACTTTTGCAGGTAACCACCCAGAAAGGGCGCTATGATCGGTCCGCAGGACCATATGATGGTAAAGTAGCTCAGGTAGTTCTTCAGCTTATCTCCGCTGTACATATCCACGAAGAATGCACGTTTGGATATCACCACGAAGGCAACTGCGATACCCTGTAGTACCCTTAGCAGACAAATCAACTGTATATTGCCGGTAAAGCCTATCAGCACCGATGTGGTGATCAGCGCACCTAAAGCGTACATAGCGGGCTTAAAACGGCCTATACTGTCCAGTAAGCTACCAACCAGTAACTGGGAGATACCATAACTTATAAAGAAACAGGTGAGGGTAAGCTGTATACTACTTTCTTCCGCCTTCAGCTCTTTGGCCATGGATGGGAAAGAGGGCAAATAAATATCTGTAACAAATCCCGATAGCGGAATTGAAATAAACGCCAGAATGGTCGCGATCTTCTTTCTTCTTGCTGTTGCACTTTGTAACATACTATGAATCCTTAGAATTATGCAACAAAATTAGAACAGCCGTCTAAAACCACCGTTTACTAATTCAAACGAATAATTGCAAAAATCAAATAACCGGCATCAATCTGGTATGTCTGAACTGCAAGGGCGTCATGCCTGCTGCCTTCTTAAAGAAGTTGTTAAAATGCGCAGGATCTTCAAAACCAAGACAATAGCCCACCTGGGAGATGTCCCATTGCGTGTTAAGCAGTAACGTCTTTGCCTCTTCGAGAATACGGCTTTTGATAATGGTGGTGGTGGTTTGTCCCGTAATACTCTTCACCACATGGTTCAGGTGATTCACATGCACATTCAATGCGCTGGCAAAATCCGCAGGCGTCCTCATCGTTAACGGGTCAGCCGGAGAGTCCAGTGGAAACTGCTGATGTAACAGCTCGTCAAATGATTTCAGTAAGCGGGAGGAGGCGGAGAGCTCATTGCCCTGGGACTGAGACTGCGCCACAGCATTGTCTACCAGGAAGGAATGCATGACCAGGCATACCAGGTTGCGCAGTGCCTCATACTTATAGGGGTATTCACTATGCGCCATCTCCATCATCTGCTCAAAATAACCATGCAGCAAAGCCCGCTGCTTTTCATCCAGGAAGATTACGGGCTCACTCCATGGCTTAAATAACGGAGATCGCTTAAATATATCAAACTGGTAATGCTCGTTGAAAAACTCCTGGTTAAAGAGGCAGTAATAGCCATCCTGCTCTCCGGAAAGACAGGTCCAGGAATAAGGAACTGAGGGGCATGGTAATAATATGGCCGGCCGGTCAATGATAATTGAATTACCTCCGTAGTTCAATTCGCCTTTGCCGTAGATGAGTGTGATCTTATAGAAGTCCCTCCTGTTGTAAGGCGTCTTAAAATTGCAATATTTGCGGGTATTTACATTAAAATGAGACTTTCCCTTGCCAAGATCTTCTGTGCTGAAAGGGAAGCTTATAAAGGACCTTTCCCGGTAAAAATCCGTTAACGTCTCCAACTGCTGGCTCATATAACAAAATTAACGAAAAAGATGCTGTTTATATACAGGGAGGTAGTGGGTCCTGTTCACCTATTGACAGAAGTCTGACAAGCCGGCAGCACTAACAGTGTTACGGCAACTGTATATGAAAATTCGGTTTTACCTGAAAATATATATAAATTGCAAAATACATTAAAAACAATGGATCAGCATTCTACTATCTTTGATGCGGCTTTTGAAGCCGAAAACCCTCCCCGTCGCCGTGATATTCTGCCTAAGTGGCTGAGGACATATACATTGTGTGTTATCGGTCTGGGCATTATCTTTTTCATCTGGACTGCACTCATGGCGCCAGCTTCTCCTCCTGATGATAGCCTGGCCAATTATGCGGAAAGACCGTCCGGCGCTAATGTCGGATATACTATTGGTACTTATT
The DNA window shown above is from Chitinophaga agri and carries:
- a CDS encoding beta-1,3-glucanase family protein — its product is MKVRPFFSLVRAYCAHLVLVLSLAVSANSQVQAQSAVPFTLSNNSVYADANVYVAVVGIINDNHVWINPKTGAVNLMNAANNTVPGPVINGNMGPGGNGLYANCFARLSEIPGKTISIPGIEGCRILISFNSQLFLYFFGASGAPSGYAAPNLANPTDPNQGIRFETIELANAPNGLWANTTRVDSYQYPMGLEVWGNGNFYKKVGEFIPHSQILSLWQSTAPADFAGCYESANGIIKFPSKTSAFMSGAQANYFGAYIDAIWSKYQSGDLVFNAGDAGVWRGRVTGSVFTFTRASDGKTGTIARKPTNTEAMEGSGVLASGGPLDKVVQAQLCAAINRHAIDLTLSTGVTQDLGTASKYYQTSPYNWYSKFWHRSDISLNGLAYGFCYDDVYDHSSTVNASSPIRATVTIGGFAGATPTGPVTVYKDCNYTGYAVALNPGTYTLSQLNALGILNDDISSLKVTAGYKVTLYQNDNFTGASLVLTEDDACLVDNSWNDLTTSLKVERTSSSTVIQAENYTYMSGVDVEATTDAGGGQNVGWIEAGDWMAYDITIPTTGTYVISYRVATPNSNTSLRLEKDAGTTQLGTVTLPNTGGWQIWGNASHTVTLPAGTYSVGIATTTGGFNLNYFSITSASGARVAVQPSKAAADNSVLLTPNPVHEQLYIKGNEKIKALGIYDVSGHEVLKVKNPANTIGVSKLVPGIYIITIEHKDGSQKKVKIFKQ
- a CDS encoding MFS transporter, producing the protein MLQSATARRKKIATILAFISIPLSGFVTDIYLPSFPSMAKELKAEESSIQLTLTCFFISYGISQLLVGSLLDSIGRFKPAMYALGALITTSVLIGFTGNIQLICLLRVLQGIAVAFVVISKRAFFVDMYSGDKLKNYLSYFTIIWSCGPIIAPFLGGYLQKYFHWQANFWFLAVYAVLMLIFELIYSGETIAERKPFDMGRIKSNYGMALGNLNFVLGIITLGLAYSVVMVFNVGGPFVIENGFHFNSIVTGYCTLILGFSWMIGGIIGKRMIGVDFARKITIACSLQLLLIVVLMFVGYQYPVLWCFMFFAFIIHICSGFLYNVHFTDSMLFFPQHAGMTAGLLGGLVYVITSFSSFILSQTGRMGTHHDIVIRYLVISMILSAIVWFAVSRRKAAARVAGAVAA
- a CDS encoding helix-turn-helix domain-containing protein, whose protein sequence is MSQQLETLTDFYRERSFISFPFSTEDLGKGKSHFNVNTRKYCNFKTPYNRRDFYKITLIYGKGELNYGGNSIIIDRPAILLPCPSVPYSWTCLSGEQDGYYCLFNQEFFNEHYQFDIFKRSPLFKPWSEPVIFLDEKQRALLHGYFEQMMEMAHSEYPYKYEALRNLVCLVMHSFLVDNAVAQSQSQGNELSASSRLLKSFDELLHQQFPLDSPADPLTMRTPADFASALNVHVNHLNHVVKSITGQTTTTIIKSRILEEAKTLLLNTQWDISQVGYCLGFEDPAHFNNFFKKAAGMTPLQFRHTRLMPVI